aaacgtttcgctgtacctcggtacacgtgacaataaactaaacggggCCCAGCCCATGATGTTtagctggacatgatgccaagttaaactgacccCACCTGTCTGTAGATGatacatatccctcgattccctgcatgtccatgtgccgatctaaaagcctcttaaacacgactgtacctgcctccaccaccacccagctGTGAGGTTATCTCCAAATCTCTCTGCCCAACTCTGActttgcacacctccagattcaggccagcagcataatcaaggaccagtctccccgccggtcactccctcttctcccctctcccatcgggcaagaggtacaggagtgtgaaaacacacacaccctccagatCCAGATTTCTTCCccgactgaaccgtcctctcaccaactacagCGAGAAGTTGGaggggcagaggaggttcaccagatcgCTGctgggattagagggtttcagctacagggggaggttggacagacaaGCGTACAACATGAAACCtctcatgttcagcatggacattgtgggccgaatggccttgctCGGCACTGTCCTACGTGTTATGTCTTTGGTGCAGGTTTCTAAAGCACAGGCAGAAACAAGTTTACAAATCACTGTTTATTAGTTGCTTCCTGTACAAAATACAAAGTGTAACGACTGCGGTATTAGCCGGCTTCCACCGGTAAAGGGAATTCATGTGGCCTTGCAGACGGCATCGCTGAGAGCAGTGACCTACACAGagttagacacaacatgctgcagtaactcagcgggacaggcagcgtctctggagagaaggaacggagtgacatttcaggtcaagacccttctttggagttccagcattttgtgtcaacggtggaacaggcggaggacgatggctgaccttagtggaccgtcacaacggctgggaagtcAGATGAAGACTGCAGCAGGATAGGGTCtcaggtcgtcttggactccatgccactggatcctgacccagatctgtcaaggaccgtgtggtggctgcctGTATTTACCCAGAGGTAGTAacaaaagcaaactcaatgctagcatttattacaAGAGACCTTGTAGACTTGCCCACAccagagggactagtgtagctggaacaggttggccggtttgggcatgttgggccgaagggcccatttcctcactatcactctatgactatatacaaaaacagggatctaTTGCTGAGACTAAAGGGTGCAGGTAAGGCCTCATTTGGAATAtattgtgagcagctttgggccccgtatctgaggaaggatgtgccggctctggagagggtccagagggggtttacaagaatgatcccaggaatgagtgggttaacctgtgatgagcgtttgactgcgctgggcctgtactcgctggagtttagtaggatgaggggggacctcattgaaactcactgaatagtgaaaggcctggatagggtggatgtggagaggatgtttccactagtgggagagtctaggaccagagggcacagcctcagaattaaaggatgttcctttaggaaggagatgaggaggattttcttcagccagagggtggtgaatctgtggaattcattgccgcagacggctgtggaggccatcatagAATATTCTTAcgacagagataggtagattcatgattagtgcgggcgtcaggggttacagggagaaggcaggagaatggggttaggagggagagatagatcagccatgattgaattgcggagtagactcgttgggccgaatggcctaactgtgCTATCACTATGGAGAAGCGCCCACCCTGCAGTGTAACAATCACAGACTGCCCTGagcccgctgtgtgtgtgtgtgtgtgtgtgtgtgtgagtgtgtgtgtgtgtgggtgtatgtgtgtgtgtgtctctgtgtgtgtgtgtgtgtgtgtgtgtgaggccgCAGAGACACATTTCACCGCAGATCAATCTTCACACTTTGATTTATAAAAACATCACACCCTGCAGCCTAATGATTTTTTTCTTCCCCACTCAGTGACGAGCCCATGTTTGCAAACAGTTATCTTGTCCTGATTTATGAACGTATTTCACAAAGGGGAGACACCGAGAATACAACACGTGCGGGAGAAACACGGTGCGTGGCCTCTGGCAGtccgtgtgtggtggggggggggggggggggcgctggggAAAACCGCATGAAGTGGAGACAGAGTGAGGTGGTCCCAGCCACGGTTCTCGTCCGCGACGATGAGACCTCAGTGAACGGGCTGTTACTGTTAGACCGGTGGTGTGTGGGCGAGGGTTGCCAAaggaacacagacacacacacacagacacacacacacagagacagacacacacacacacacacagacagacacacacacacagacagacacacacacacagacagacacacacacagacagacacacacacacacacagacagacacacacacacacacacagagacagacacacacagagacagacacacacacacacacacacacacacacagagacagacacagacacacacatcgcCGCCACCTTCCTACAACTATTGGGTGAAGTGTTCACCGGCATCACCGCTACCTGCCGTGAGTTATCGTGTCCGTGGGTCCGGCACTGACCCGTTGGGGGGGGGTCGGTGGTCACTCCACCAGCAGGTCAAAGCGCTCGGCCTCTGCGAAGGTGGCGTTCATCTCCGCGGCCCACTGGTCCATTGTCGACGTCTGTAACACAGGGAGGGAGGGGTTAGTGTCAGGCACGGGGCAGTGGGGGCTGGGGTACAGCATTGTGGACGCATTGCCCCTCCAGTACccgcacccacaccccccccccaatccaatcCAGGGGTGCAGCACTGAGAGACGCTGTCTCCAGCACCGGCACCTCACCAACGGAGACACCTCCCCCCAGTCTATTCTGTAGTGGGGTTCACCCCGTTCCATGGGGTACGGCAGAGCGGACGCGAGgagatcccccccctctcccccacctgtcACCCTTGCATCACATGGGGTGCGGGCAGTGCCAGCTCCAGGGGTACAGCAGCAGAGACGCCGTAACACGAGGGCAGGGGGCTGCATCACACACCCAGGGGGTGgggacctcctctggaccctctccagagccggcacatccatcctcagataatGGTGCCGTGAATATTCCCAATGAGGCCTGAtcgagcctcagcgttacatccagggtgcaaggagtagaattaggccattagaagtcgatcccgccattcaatctttatctctcaaccccattctcctgccttctccccatgaccccactCACCTCGATGGGAGCCACCTTCCTCTTCCTGCGCTTCTCCTTGGCGTCGGGAACGCCGGGAACGCCGCCAGTCATCTGCTGGGTGGCCGGGGTGGTAAATGACGGTGATGCCTCCCTGGGGCTGCCGGCTTTCACCGGCGAGACGGGGGGCCCGGGCTTGGCGTGCAGGAGCCTCTCGAAGCCGAAGAAGGATCGGCGGGCGGGGTGGCGTGGGTCCGGCGTGGACGTGTCCGAGCCGTCGCTGCTGTTGCCGATCTGCGTGCCAAACGGGCTGAGCCGGCTGTAGGAGCGCCGCACCTTCCGGGCCGACAGCTGGTCTGGCAACTCCGAGGGCGGAGAGCGTAGCGGCTCCCGGTTAGTGGGGCTCGCGGTGAGGGGCAGCGAGGGGGTGACACGTCCCTCAGCACCGCGTCCCGTCACCACCGGACCCTCACACACGTTCTCCTTCACCGCCTCGGCCAAAGCCTGTGGGGCAGAGACACCATCACTGTTACACCGCAGCGGTTGTACAATGgacagcacacgcacacacacacggacatgcACACACGCTGGTGCATACAcaggcatgcacacacactcacaggcacacgcacacacaggcgcacacgcatgcacacacgctcgcgcacacacaggcatgcacatacgcacgcacacagaaAGACACTCACAATGCTGTTGTATAGGTACCCACATACATGCACACGTATaggcacacatgcgcgcacacattgacacgcacacacacacacacacacacacagacacgcaatgccgatgtatatatgtatacatacacacacgcgcacacacacagcccaTTCTTGAccaaaaaatatgaaaaattgtggaataaatctcttctaattctgaaagtacAGGTACcttgttttgtgctgtatgtaTGAATCATATTTTTCTCCAAAGTCCATCAAATTAAATTTTTATGTtgagctgacaatgtttgtttagggtcagaggtcaaatatgactggtcacgtgtgtgaaatttagttcactttccaaagaatggcccttacacacatgcacgcactgcTGTATAGgtgataacacacacacacacacacacacaatcacaaccACTGCTGCTGTACAGGTgataacacacacacaatcactgcTGCTGTACAGGTGATAACACACACAGCTGTCGTACAGTTGACAGTACACACAGTGCTGATGTATGggtgacacacacagacagtcacGCCACCACTGCCCACGTCACCCGTTACTCCCTGGACATTAAACCCAAGAATCAGGAATCTTCTCCCAGTGACGATCAGTAAATTGAAAgcctatcatctatctatctgtccatctatttatttatttaattctttatttcgaacagaatgaaagaataaaaagcaagtgcgaaacaacatacaaaaaacaaaacaagaatatttataaaatgtcataaacaatatctataaataaatgaaatcgtatgtgtcagaaaaggagcaggaagaagccaaagcttattaattcccaccccttattcaactgcttataattatcttatacaaatttagcagctatatgtacaccagcagctgtatgtataccatatgtacaccaacagCTATATGTATGTACACCAGCatctatatataaccatatacacAGCAACAGCTACAAGTCCATGTACACCCCTGTGTACACCAACATTCCCTGTATGTATGCCTACCAATATGTTTTAAATGATACAACCTGCCtattccactgggagctcattccacaccgccaccactctttgCGTAGCTCATATGTATACCATAACTCATGTACACCAACAGCTATATCTgtctacaccatatgtacaccaacaggtccccccttaactgtATGTAcaccctaacttattcaaccttctctgtacttatTGTATACACTAATCAAATCTTCCGTACAAAGCCATAATTGGGGCGAAAATTGTACACCAGAGGtctcaaaaaaacaaaagaaaactcaatgctctgatttataaagatatACTATTTCTTTACAGTATCTATAGAGATCATATATGCACGGTTATACAGACCCACCAACAGCTATCACCCTACTGAACTATACCCAGAGGACATTCAGCAACAGCTCCATGGGGGCTGGAGTCTTGCATGGAGTGAGCTGGAAGGGTGAGAGCTGGGTTAGTGTCACATCTCTACTTAACTATCATAGGTTCACCAGGAAAACAACAGCAGCCCCGGGGGGTTCAgtttatgccattcggcccatcaagtccactccgccgttcaatcagagctgatctatctctccctcctaaccccattctcctgccttctccccataatccccgacacccgcatcaagaatctatctatctctgccttaaatatatccaccgacttgtggcctccacagccgtctgtggcaaagaattccacagattcactaccctctaaagaaattcctcttcatctcccttcaaaaggtacatcctttaactctgaggctgtgccctctggtcctagactctcccactagtggtaaaCATCCTAGTGGAGCATTCACTGCCATCCCGTTGGGTATGAACATTGTGTTGTTGGGACAGTTtccacacagatgctgtttgTTTCCCTGCacaccttcctctcccccccagagagagatatatatatatagagagagagagagagaattaaaCTTGAGGAACTTACTTTGCTTTGTGGTCGAATCTTCTTCAAAACGATGGGCCGTTTGACAGTTGGAACCTGCACCGGAGAAGCAAGTCGGGTCAGTCACAGaagtgatacagcacggatacagatccttcagcccaacacagaAACCTGCACCCTGCCCCCTCAACGTtttcccctctgcccttctgaaggatgtctttGCAATAGCCAGTCCCTGCATCCTctctatcatcaacagttctctggccactggcgctGTTCCAACCTGTTTCAAGCAAGCAAGCGGTCTATACGGggacttctgacgggtacccgtaaaagggaccacatcaccccgatcctggcctctctccactggccccCAGTACGGTatagaatcaatttcaagctcctcttatatgtatacaaagcccttaatgagcttgcccccccacccccatatcaaggtttaagcttaggggcgaccacgtgtttgcggttgcagcacctag
This genomic window from Leucoraja erinacea ecotype New England unplaced genomic scaffold, Leri_hhj_1 Leri_70S, whole genome shotgun sequence contains:
- the cdca5 gene encoding sororin, coding for EVGQGERLLGLRVELGQWGSGGGARFTVITAPGSWIHSAFLSEAPLSSRRRSSRLSATDTEEITVPTVKRPIVLKKIRPQSKALAEAVKENVCEGPVVTGRGAEGRVTPSLPLTASPTNREPLRSPPSELPDQLSARKVRRSYSRLSPFGTQIGNSSDGSDTSTPDPRHPARRSFFGFERLLHAKPGPPVSPVKAGSPREASPSFTTPATQQMTGGVPGVPDAKEKRRKRKVAPIETSTMDQWAAEMNATFAEAERFDLLVE